A portion of the Calliphora vicina chromosome 5, idCalVici1.1, whole genome shotgun sequence genome contains these proteins:
- the LOC135960414 gene encoding tRNA N(3)-methylcytidine methyltransferase METTL6, with protein sequence MDNSENNGELIEDVFTTSEKSLTDDEKQKLTEQNKRLIPEFKARQLEAQAQKHWDLFYKRNETRFFKDRRWTTREFQELIQEGQINESTQEFRKLLEVGCGVGNFVYPLMEELESLGQLNNYFYACDFSPRAVEFVRSNPKYDENKIKAFQCDITTDSIHGNIPADSLDIISMIFVLSAISPDKFDGVIKNLHKVLKSGGIVLFRDYGRYDMAQLRFKSGHKIADNFYMRQDGTRSYYFAEQELAKLFEENGFEILSNSYVHRRTLNVKEGIDVPRIFLQGKFRKL encoded by the coding sequence atggatAATTCAGAAAATAACGGAGAATTAATAGAGGATGTTTTTACCACAAGTGAAAAATCGTTAACTGatgatgaaaaacaaaaacttactgAACAAAATAAAAGATTGATACCCGAATTTAAAGCGCGTCAACTAGAAGCTCAGGCACAAAAACATTGGGATCTTTTCTATAAGCGTAATGAGACACGATTCTTCAAGGATAGAAGATGGACAACACGAGAATTTCAAGAACTAATACAGGAAGGGCAAATTAACGAATCCACACAGGAATTTCGGAAACTTTTAGAAGTGGGCTGTGGTGTTGGCAACTTTGTGTACCCACTAATGGAAGAACTCGAATCGTTGGGTCAGCTAAATAACTATTTCTATGCCTGTGATTTTTCACCACGTGCCGTAGAGTTTGTACGTTCCAATCCCAAATatgatgaaaataaaattaaagctttCCAGTGTGACATTACAACGGATAGCATACATGGAAATATACCAGCAGACAGTTTGGACATAATATCCATGATTTTTGTGTTATCTGCAATATCACCGGATAAATTTGATGGTGTGattaaaaatttgcacaaagTTCTGAAATCTGGAGGTATTGTACTTTTCAGAGATTATGGTCGTTATGATATGGCTCAGTTAAGATTTAAATCGGGACATAAAATTGCCGACAACTTTTATATGCGTCAGGATGGCACCAGAAGTTATTACTTTGCCGAACAGGAATTGGCTAAACTGTTTGAGGAGaacggttttgaaattcttagcAATTCTTATGTACATCGTCGTACTTTGAATGTAAAAGAGGGTATAGATGTTCCTAGAATATTTTTACAGGGTAAATTtaggaaattgtaa
- the LOC135960609 gene encoding focadhesin: MEEFKTITPTTSVVKISSCLEKIFKKIVESREKKVAEHNIKEIEFLKSQCKAENVQLGLMSCQTFVRLVEQGTLEPASVLTMLISMLPNSNPVQYTTITEGIVSMLLLSLKRKAASLKDNEKFQSHFGLKTQQHPMITLLQNSVVNMNDVANKMNGICNHHDKQIKDYSIEYLRPVYLYILCNPQTLPDSKTIWTGLLTLSKQNKEAKELMQEILSWSKITTSQNCLFTSTLLIEAIEHFLNQKDFKQSIELTIFQILVINHLVKFGIDPRPSLHCILRVLHSTKEHNKSHYNVMLILLSESLHLLTPSYLPDLMRILSFIVVQENCGHQYILNMCLDGIIQWMSQTAFIPADGLAIAHQIVRKILDVVKGTVKTNTTHTKDFEPVGLRNLHPDIALAFDLAKLVESFDDSEVKDVYTFVDILNVKANTMFCQRLNLFLRALFLSREPSVDCWFKIYEVILDIIKVNNNIAYDFLMTYIFKLAGEHNPELQMELLRGLPNFGVSKDNIPMILNTIRNLCADNTTFCMDLYLRLWRIESRTYPFLIKLLSLPFKEGTTKKWEFEIAKTYTIREICYEKPTQHGSDLVSHLSDTLNTCTDEAGDLATSLALDAIVALCDSHTVNITSTWRVLSNKFRHEKRPRALKSLYRFFAHVPLLQTPTLEFEQLVDEALDQLWTTISRSDMDAEMTREALSALKHYEIGTILTLKHIPPQFRQDLHVAREYTGPDGREVVDLQQEMIPGEVWVQLLQKIRPECGSAAADLISHFIYAEINGFRGGLYRLPEGRPEPRKLQGLYPQSPLRAVISYLVNQSRYGDHVTEPIAVTNALRAISKKFPKPIPPLDWSFLHSFFHLSFDTRKYCILIAKNQLLHSGTARRLLENFLAEFEPNCFEEDLLLLFSILPEISNGVSLTIMKTFAEKVAVYCFKESQLAGFNEGCLFEKFMDSVKYIFTGKCEVPEVLDIFTLIVERYMDSMDVDSRLFERYTEVVAVLPQNAIEGLTTPANWWETPIGKLKKATIIRSYLVLYNTQLNNPLKWFNPIIDAYATRKEEHLYFFRHLSSTLYAFNNDEQSCNWIMEMFIQIQALLAESSNKEKLEKVLYLLDIFILSVDVLSGCAVLLGNLDTVATQRSERNQIFPESLQFLCDHVFWKDQESKIYEFLYNLYKNNAIPDEYCRIFKDSIVCSRNKPYFDSKGIWTKYVGMRK; encoded by the exons ATGGAAGAATTTAAAACTATAACACCTACCACATCGGTAGTGAAGATATCATCATgcttggaaaaaatatttaagaaaatcgtTGAAAGCCGTGAAAAGAAAGTAGCCGAGCATAATATAAaggaaattgaatttttaaaatcacaatgCAAGGCAGAAAATGTACAATTGGGTCTCATGAGTTGCCAAACATTTGTGCGTTTGGTTGAGCAAGGCACCCTGGAGCCCGCAAGTGTTTTAACAATGCTAATATCCATGTTGCCAAATTCCAA TCCCGTTCAATATACCACAATAACTGAAGGCATTGTCAGTATGTTGCTGTTAAGTTTAAAAAGAAAGGCAGCTTCTTTAAAggataatgaaaaatttcaatcgcATTTTGGTCTTAAGACCCAACAACATCCCATGATAACGTTGCTGCAAAACTCCGTAGTCAACATGAATGATGTAGCGAATAAAATGAATGGCATTTGTAATCATCATGATAAACA AATTAAAGATTACAGCATTGAATATCTTAGACCCGTTTATCTTTATATACTTTGTAATCCTCAAACCTTACCCGACTCTAAAACAATATGGACCGGTCTTTTAAcattaagtaaacaaaacaaagaagCCAAGGAGTTGATGCAGGAGATTTTATCGTGGAGTAAAATCACCACCtcacaaaattgtctttttacCAGCACTTTGCTTATTGAGGCGATAGAACATTTTCTGAATCAAAAGGATTTTAAACAATCGATCGAGTTGACCATTTTTCAAATACTGGTCATCAATCATTTGGTGAAATTTGGCATAGATCCTCGTCCAAGTTTACATTGTATTTTAAGAGTTTTACACTCGACAAAAGAACATAATAAAAGTCATTACAATGTCATGTTGATACTTTTGTCCGAAAGTCTACATTTATTAACGCCCAGCTATTTACCAGATCTCATGCGTATCTTATCGTTCATAGTGGTTCAGGAAAACTGTGGGCATCAATACATTCTGAACATGTGTCTTGATGGTATCATCCAGTGGATGTCTCAGACTGCATTTATACCTGCAGATGGTCTGGCCATAGCCCATCAAATTGTACGTAAAATACTAGATGTCGTTAAGGGCACGGTAAAGACCAATACAACTCATACGAAAGATTTCGAACCAGTTGGTTTACGTAACTTACATCCCGATATAGCTTTAGCCTTTGATTTGGCTAAATTAGTGGAATCATTTGATGATTCCGAGGTAAAGGATGTTTATACATTTGTCGACATACTTAATGTTAAGGCCAACACTATGTTTTGTCAACGTTTAAATTTATTCCTAAGAGCACTGTTTCTATCACGAGAACCTTCGGTCGACTGTTGGTTTAAAATCTATGAAGTCATATTGGATATAATTaaagttaataataatattgcTTATGATTTTCTAATGACATACATCTTCAAATTGGCTGGTGAACACAATCCTGAGTTACAAATGGAGTTACTCAGAGGTTTGCCGAACTTTGGGGTATCAAAA GATAACATACCCATGATATTAAATACTATACGTAATTTATGTGCTGATAATACAACCTTTTGCATGGATTTATATTTACGTTTGTGGCGGATTGAATCCCGTACGTATCCATTTCTAATTAAACTGTTATCACTGCCCTTTAAAGAAGGCACCACCAAAAAGTGGGAATTTGAAATTGCAAAAACATATACCATACGTGAGATATGCTATGAAAA gCCAACACAACATGGCTCCGATTTGGTATCACATCTTTCTGATACTCTCAACACGTGTACTGATGAAGCTGGCGACTTGGCAACATCATTAGCTCTGGACGCTATTGTTGCACTGTGCGACAGTCATACAGTGAATATAACATCAACATGGCGAGTTTTAAGCAATAAGTTTCGTCACGAAAAACGTCCACGTGCTTTAAAATCCCTATACCGATTTTTTGCTCATGTCCCTCTGCTACAAACACCCACCCTGGAATTTGAGCAGTTGGTAGATGAAGCTTTAGATCAACTATGGACGACCATAAGTCGTTCGGATATGGATGCCGAAATGACACGAGAAGCTTTGTCAGCCCTCAAACACTATGAAATTGGGACGATATTGACTTTGAAACATATACCACCACAATTTAGACAAGATTTACATGTGGCCAGGGAATACACTGGACCAGATGGCCGTGAAGTGGTGGACTTACAGCAGGAAATGATACCGGGAGAGGTATGGGTTCAATTGCTGCAAAAGATACGACCGGAATGCGGTTCGGCAGCCGCTGATTTAATATCACACTTTATATATGCCGAAATAAATGGTTTTCGCGGGGGACTTTATCGTTTACCCGAGGGCAGACCGGAACCCCGCAAACTACAGGGCCTTTATCCACAAAGTCCTTTAAGGGCTGTGATAAGTTATCTAGTGAATCAATCACGCTATGGAGATCATGTGACAGAACCAATAGCCGTAACGAATGCCTTACGTGCCATAtcgaagaaattcccgaaaccTATACCACCTTTAGATTGGAGTTTCCTGCATAGTTTTTTCCACTTATCTTTCGATACCAGAAAATACTGTATTTTAATAGCCAAAAATCAATTGTTGCATTCTGGAACTGCACGTCGTTTGTTGGAGAATTTTCTGGCGGAATTCGAACCGAATTGTTTTGAAGAAGATTTACTGTTACTTTTCTCCATTCTCCCCGAAATATCGAATGGTGTTAGCTTGACCATAATGAAAACGTTTGCTGAAAAGGTGGCGGTATATTGTTTCAAAGAATCTCAATTGGCTGGCTTTAATGAGGGTTGCTTGTTTGAGAAATTTATGGACAGTGTCAAGTACATATTCACGGGGAAATGTGAAGTACCGGAagttttggatatttttactCTAATCGTAGAACGTTATATGGATTCTATGGATGTTGATTCGCGTTTATTTGAACGTTACACAGAAGTTGTGGCTGTATTACCACAAAATGCCATAGAGGGTTTAACAACGCCGGCTAATTGGTGGGAAACGCCcataggaaaattaaaaaaagccacCATTATCAGATCATATTTGGTGCTGTACAATACCCAATTGAACAATCCACTAAAATGGTTCAATCCCATTATAGATGCCTATGCCACACGAAAAGAGGaacatttatatttctttagacACTTATCTTCCACCTTGTATGCCTTTAATAATGACGAACAATCTTGTAATTGgattatggaaatgtttatacaaATACAGGCTCTATTGGCCGAATCATCAAATAAGGAGAAATTAGAGAAAGTATTGTATCTGTTGGACATATTCATATTGTCAGTGGATGTTTTATCTGGTTGTGCGGTGTTGTTGGGAAACTTGGATACAGTGGCAACACAACGTTCGGAAAGAAatcaaatatttcccgaaagTTTACAATTTCTGTGTGACCATGTATTTTGGAAAGATCAAGAGTCTAAg ATCTACGAGTTCCTTTATaatctttataaaaataatgcCATACCCGATGAGTATTGCCGCATTTTCAAAGATTCCATTGTCTGTTCCCGTAATAAGCCTTATTTTGATTCAAAAGGAATTTGGACGAAATATGTCGGCATGCGCAAATAA